A genomic stretch from Clavelina lepadiformis chromosome 5, kaClaLepa1.1, whole genome shotgun sequence includes:
- the LOC143461332 gene encoding uncharacterized protein LOC143461332, with the protein MIRRSSNHSTVAFIMDLKAHMGCGLLLFVVLSFPPQTNSQCARVGCFDCFDWCGTTTTCDVELFKIFCAKTCNACATVSQDCKDLNCQHRCIRDGDSGERLCQCFDGYRLDEDGRTCTDIDECAEDPNLCLNTTEVHCDNTPGSYRCTTCRSFKLGPATYWNYYRKEECCRQNAKNFFQCGSSLTNGGRVVGGRNALFGSWPWMAHIGLEDKICGGTLIGDEWVLTAAHCVWKFRNRPGVVRVVLGVLRTTPKNGNIHQQSTTAMRIYIHENYTHTDNDIALIRLRRKAKIGTYVGRVCLPNGEEPEDGEICIATGYGTTEYRGSLATTLQEVSLPIVNSEVCRRSYSNHTNNINPDRYMCAGYEEGVRDTCQGDSGGPLVCQRCKNCDWYIAGVTAFGRRCGSPGYYGIYTRVTAFEPWISQITSIPVINEECKRAVWTRWGAFTPCNAECGGGKRSRIRHCKYGSANIDIGCRGDTEETVDCNTQSCVDAFWSSYDIGSCSRSCGGGTRTNRRICVNGSPGQKGCEGNASMVENCNERPCPIWGPFGAWSDCTKECGTGTQNSTRVCLNGVVGEEGCRGKSKKSRNCNTQICAHWSEYEPWSDCDVTCMQSKERRCVGGKIGNDGCIGDAIINQTCCQAFGQWSQYGECSRTCGGGQRTRTRQCPDPVRCLPDQHGTSTSQSQPCNSGICPGKWTEWSNRGTCSVTCGQGQQEQARRCEGVEIGGPGCEGNATRVIPCNRTPVWGAWSDYGECSKTCGHGIETRTRVCCGGEGSCEGEAQEKRPCNLVTCLPTDQCAQYVNLVDDVTCQGFAKQEYCTSTYQAYMEENCQLTCCRYGDYRNCDLSPQCFLYVRSCHLLWVQINCKTTCQLPC; encoded by the exons ATGATAAGAAGAAGTTCAAATCATTCAACTGTAGCTTTCATCATGGATCTTAAAGCACATATGGG GTGTGGACTCTTGCTGTTTGTCGTGCTCAGTTTTCCTCCTCAGACCAACTCTCAATGTGCAA GGGTCGGATGCTTCGACTGCTTCGACTGGTGTGGCACTACGACAACTTGTGACgttgaactttttaaaatattctgCGCTAAAACCTGCAATGCGTGCGCTACAGTCAGCCAAG ATTGCAAAGACCTAAACTGCCAACATCGTTGCATTCGAGATGGAGATTCGGGCGAGCGTCTGTGTCAGTGCTTTGACGGATACAGGTTGGATGAGGATGGACGGACGTGCACTG ACATCGACGAATGCGCGGAAGACCCAAACCTGTGCTTAAACACCACAGAAGTGCATTGCGACAACACTCCTGGAAGTTACAGGTGCACCACGTGCAGATCGTTTAAGCTTGGACCTGCTACTTACTGGAATTATTACAGAAAAGAAGAATGCTGCAGACAAAACGCAA aaaatttctttcaatGTGGATCGAGCTTAACAAATGGAGGCAGAGTGGTAGGAGGGAGAAATGCGTTGTTTGGAAGCTGGCCGTGGATG GCTCACATCGGCCTGGAAGACAAGATCTGCGGAGGAACTCTCATCGGCGATGAATGGGTTTTGACCGCAGCTCACTGTGTGTG GAAGTTTAGGAACAGACCAGGCGTAGTGAGAGTCGTGCTCGGTGTCCTGAGGACAACTCCTAAGAACGGGAACATCCACCAACAATCCACAACCGCGATGCGg ATTTACATCCATGAAAATTACACCCACACAGACAACGACATTGCGTTGATAAGGTTGCGGAGGAAAGCAAAGATCGGAACCTACGTGGGCAGAGTTTGTCTGCCGAATGGAGAAGAACCTGAAGACGGAGAAATTTGCATCGCTACTGGATACGGCACAACTG AATACCGAGGTAGCTTAGCGACCACTTTGCAAGAAGTCAGTTTGCCAATCGTGAACAGTGAGGTTTGTCGAAGATCCTACAGCAATCACACCAACAATATCAATCCGGATCGTTATATGTGCGCTGGTTACGAGGAGGGAGTAAGAGACACGTGTCAAG GTGACTCTGGTGGTCCACTAGTTTGTCAGAGATGTAAAAACTGCGACTGGTACATCGCTGGAGTTACAGCGTTTGGGAGAAGATGCGGGTCGCCCGGATACTACGGCATCTACACAAGAGTGACCGCGTTCGAACCGTGGATTTCTCAAATAACTAGTATTCCAGTAATAAACGAAGAATGCAAGCGGGCAG TGTGGACACGGTGGGGGGCTTTCACTCCTTGCAACGCTGAATGTGGCGGTGGAAAAAGGAGTCGCATTCGCCACTGCAAGTACGGAAGCGCAAACATCGACATCGGATGTCGGGGAGATACTGAAGAAACGGTGGATTGTAACACTCAATCTTGTGTTG ATGCATTCTGGTCGAGTTACGACATCGGGAGTTGCTCGAGATCGTGCGGGGGCGGGACGCGTACAAACAGGCGGATCTGCGTCAACGGAAGTCCGGGCCAGAAAGGCTGCGAAGGAAACGCTTCCATGGTTGAG AATTGCAATGAACGCCCGTGTCCTATCTGGGGACCTTTTGGCGCTTGGAGTGATTGCACAAAAGAATGTGGGACCGGAACACAAAATTCCACCAGGGTGTGCTTAAACGGCGTCGTTGGAGAGGAAGGTTGCAGAGGAAAGAGCAAAAAAAGTCGAAACTGCAACACAC AGATTTGCGCCCATTGGAGCGAGTACGAGCCATGGAgtgattgtgatgtcacttgCATGCAATCTAAAGAGCGCCGTTGCGTGGGAGGTAAAATAGGAAACGACGGATGCATCGGTGACGCAATAATCAACCAAACGTGTTGCCAAG CATTTGGACAATGGTCGCAGTATGGGGAATGCAGCAGGACTTGCGGTGGTGGACAAAGAACAAGAACTCGCCAATGTCCAGATCCTGTTCGTTGCTTACCAGACCAACACGGCACCTCAACCAGCCAGTCCCAACCCTGCAACAGCGGCATTTGTCCGGGGAAATGGACTGAGTGGTCCAACAGGGGCACGTGTTCGGTCACCTGCGGTCAGGGGCAACAGGAGCAAGCACGTCGATGTGAAGGGGTTGAAATCGGTGGGCCAGGGTGCGAAGGAAACGCGACCAGGGTAATTCCCTGCAACAGAACCCCAGTCTGGGGGGCGTGGAGTGATTACGGCGAGTGCAGCAAAACATGCGGCCATGGAATTGAAACAAGGACAAG AGTTTGCTGTGGAGGTGAAGGGTCATGCGAGGGCGAAGCTCAAGAAAAAAGACCATGCAACCTGGTCACGTGCCTTCCAACTGACCAGTGCGCGCAATATGTCAATCTTGTTGATGACGTAACGTGTCAAGGATTTGCGAAACAAGAATACTGTACCAGCACGTACCAAGCTTACATGGAAGAAAACTGCCAGCTGACTTGTTGCAGATATGGCGACT ACCGCAACTGTGATTTGTCGCCGCAGTGCTTCCTTTACGTCAGAAGTTGTCATTTGTTGTGGGTTCAGATAAATTGTAAAACAACTTGTCAACTTCCTTGCTGA
- the LOC143458751 gene encoding retinol dehydrogenase 13-like → MNVQAKQLKSNTAGMWQCGNSGLGKATAMDLAKRGARVVIASRNLEKSNKVKDEIIKESGKHEICDVRAMQVDLEDFDSVRKFAKEFDESEKYFDYLLNNAGMVLEGMTKYGINRIFVVNYFSRFLLTNLLLGKMKKQSAERPVRIINLVTFMYKSVFGNKYKNSCCDVETYRSCYFP, encoded by the exons ATGAATGTTCAAGCAAAACAATTGAAATCGAACACGGCTGGAATGTGGCAat GTGGAAACTCTGGGCTTGGGAAAGCAACAGCGATGGATCTTGCTAAAAGAGGAGCTCGTGTTGTCATCGCATCGAGGAATTTGGAGAAATCAAACAAAGTTAAAGAtgaaattattaaagaaagcGGCAAACATGAGATATGTGAT GTTCGAGCAATGCAAGTTGATCTCGAAGATTTTGATTCTGtgagaaaatttgcaaaagaatTTGATGAAAGCGAAAAATATTTCGATTATCTTCTCAACAATGCAG GTATGGTACTGGAGGGCATGACCAAATATGGAATAAATCGCATTTTTGTCGTCAACTACTTCTCTCGTTTCCTCCTCACCAACCTGCTCCTGGGTAAGATGAAGAAGCAAAGTGCTGAGAGGCCGGTCCGGATTATCAACCTTGTGACGTTCATGTACAAGTCAGTGTTCggcaacaaatacaaaaatagtTGCTGTGACGTAGAAACCTACAGATCCTGTTACTTCCCATAA
- the LOC143461339 gene encoding dehydrogenase/reductase SDR family member 13-like encodes MQKMWFNLLVSAVIAVGVGYYWLNYVKKGPIYESDKKLNGKTVLITGGNCGMGRLLAMDLAKRGARVVIASRNLKKSNKVKDEIIKESGNREVRAMQVDLEDFDSVRKFAKEFDESEKYLDYLLNNAGMVLEGMTKYGINRIFVVNYFSRFLLTNLLLDKMKKQSAERPVRIINLISDMYKYVDFDESDMTRDSSGFMGPFLMYGKADLADVRFIQNLTRKLKGYDVTAQLFNPGYIMSEGLSTYYSFKARMLSHVLIFLMGQDAYHGYQPYLKLVLDDSLVKYKGSFFNTWNQEKWLPHATKESAWEPLMRKSLEVTGLSST; translated from the exons atgcaaaaaatgtGGTTCAATTTACTGGTTAGTGCTGTCATTGCAGTGGGGGTTGGATATTACTGGTTGAATTATGTGAAAAAAGGACCGATTTATGAAAGTGACAAGAAGTTGAATGGAAAGACCGTTCTTATCACTG GTGGAAACTGCGGGATGGGAAGATTGTTGGCGATGGATCTTGCCAAGAGAGGAGCTCGTGTTGTCATCGCATCGAGGAATTTGAAGAAATCAAACAAAGTTAAAGAtgaaattattaaagaaagcGGCAACCGTGAG GTTCGAGCAATGCAAGTTGATCTCGAAGATTTTGATTCTGtgagaaaatttgcaaaagaatTTGATGAAAGCGAAAAATATCTCGATTATCTTCTCAACAATGCAG GTATGGTACTGGAGGGCATGACCAAATATGGAATAAATCGCATTTTTGTCGTCAACTACTTCTCTCGTTTCCTCCTCACCAACCTGCTCCTGGATAAGATGAAGAAGCAAAGTGCTGAGAGACCGGTCCGGATCATCAACCTCATATCGGATATGTACAA ATATGTAGACTTCGACGAATCTGACATGACCAGGGACTCCAGTGGCTTCATGGGCCCTTTCCTTATGTACGGCAAAGCTGATCTTGCTGACGTCCGATTTATACAGAACCTCACTCGTAAGCTGAAgggttatgacgtcacagctCAGCTTTTTAATCCAG GATATATCATGTCCGAGGGACTTTCTACGTATTATTCTTTCAAAGCGCGAATGTTATcccatgttttgatatttcTTATGGGGCA GGACGCCTACCACGGCTACCAACCCTACCTTAAGCTTGTTCTCGATGACTCCTTGGTGAAATACAAGGGAAGCTTCTTTAATACCTGGAACCAGGAAAAATGGCTGCCACACGCCACGAAAGAAAGCGCCTGGGAGCCACTGATGAGAAAAAGCTTGGAAGTCACAGGCTTGTCGTCGACATAA
- the LOC143461334 gene encoding spermine synthase-like — protein sequence MLVFTTLFEIRFKDQPEFFVEIWRKIESVLERHKFSRSVVSTVEELPSMCFLQNEGDPKTTALVTIADHFITIDFNEMSIDHDVTKHRLLAKNIQNELEDVLPLCAIKRTTPLQRGREIWQYSELGDGRIAEDDYAEILFDERSDYQQVTIARSEEYGNLLLLDGLVNLSENDDVYTRTLIGLDEGFRFDDQTILILGGGDGAALNQLLRQSPAMVTMVEIDDVVIRGCRTHLRGCCGESLDSYKGENYQIIIGDCIELLRHYVKEGRKFDYVISDITDIPIEEKSGPNKDKKSQVFFSDVNHSIWGFFRDVYELCLKVTNDSGYIMTHVGASSNKDLTESFKKEIAKLDKNLATKYIHKHVPSFEERWTFCHIRKTGAVDKI from the exons ATGTTGGTGTTTACAACATTGTTTGAAATTCGTTTCAAAGACCAACCGG AATTTTTCGTTGAAATTTGGAGGAAAATTGAAAGTGTTTTAGAACGTCACAAGTTTTCACGTTCGGTAGTATCCACGGTTGAAGAATTACCTTCAATGTGCTTCCTTCAAAACGAAGGTGATCCGAA AACCACTGCCCTCGTCACAATTGCAGATCATTTTATAACCATCGATTTTAATGAGATGTCTATTGatcatgacgtcacaaaacatCGACTC ttggcaaaaaatatacaaaacgaGCTGGAAGATGTTCTGCCACTTTGCGCCATCAAGAG AACGACTCCGCTACAGCGAGGAAGAGAGATATGGCAATATTCAGAGCTCGGAGACGGACGAATAGCAGAAGATGATTACGCGGAGATCTTGTTCGATGAGAGAAGCGATTACCAGCAAGTCACCATCGCGCGTTCTGAAGAATACGGCAATCTACTGCTGCTTGATGGACTCGTGA ATCTCTCGGAGAATGACGACGTATACACGAGAACTTTGATCGGATTGGACGAGGGGTTCCGCTTCGACGATCAGACAATCCTCATCCTGGGAGGAGGAGACGGGG CTGCGCTAAATCAACTTCTCCGACAATCTCCTGCGATGGTGACGATGGTTGAGATTGATGACGTAGTTATTAGGGGTTGCAGGACCCATCTAAGGGGGTGCTGCGGGGAATCCTTGGATAGTTACAAGGGTGAGAACTACCAG ATAATCATCGGCGATTGCATcgaattgttacgtcactatGTGAAGGAAGGGAGAAAGTTTGATTACGTCATCAGTGACATCACCGACATTCCCATAGAAGAAAAGAGTGGACCAAACAAAGACAAG aagtcgcaaGTTTTTTTCTCTGACGTCAACCACTCAATCTGGGGATTTTTTCGTGACGTTTATGAACTCTGCTTGAAAGTAACCAATGATAGCGGATACATTATGACGCAC GTAGGTGCGTCATCAAACAAAGACTTGACCGaaagtttcaaaaaagaaattgcgAAACTTGACAAAAATTTGGCGACAAAATATATTCACAAGCATGTTCCATCGTTTGAAGAAAG GTGGACATTCTGTCATATAAGGAAAACTGGAGCTGTTGACAAgatatga
- the LOC143459346 gene encoding thimet oligopeptidase-like, producing MYRWCKHILRPACIFYKVNAPSNLHKSCLPTLISSRQFKGLTISNSRNSKAPWLVYNIPAAFINQSAKMPEALQGQNWDCSANEISARTEELIDVTRAVHDKVGNIRLDEVNYDNTIKPIADSDCSFAVERNNLDFYQHIHPRKELRDASTTSDKKLSDFEVELGMRQDIYDRVVVVSQIPDLKCSTEGRRLIERMIKLGRRNGLHLEKDIQEKIKTIKKRISEIGIDFQKNLNEENETFEFSGTELQGLPEDFIKSLEKSDQGKHKVTLKYPHYFPLMKKCSVSNTRKVMEYAFNSRCKKENTAILSELVRLRAEKAKLLGFENHAAFIHDMRMAKHPDNVREFSSSLASKLKPLGDADLEEMLRIKEEETKISGEEFDGKINMWDLRYYMTKIEEQKYSIDHNKLKEYFPLDVVTVGLLEIYQDLLGLKYEKVENPHIWHDDVTLYEVRDAESEDLLGHFFLDLHPREGKYGHAACFGLVPGCLKADGSRQLAVAAMVANFTKPTEDATSLLTHDEVETFFHEFGHVMHQICAQAEYAMFSGTNVERDFVEAPSQMLENWCWEEEPLRKMSKHYKNGSELPSHMIELLVKSRNANTGVFYLRQITLGTLDLNIHTRDQADVCQVYADACDELLKIPASPGTCMPATFGHLAGGYDAQYYGYLWSEVFCFDMFYTRFKAEGVMSGEVGKDYREKILKPGGSIDANEMLRSFLKRDPQQDAFLRAKGLTSAASKD from the exons ATGTATCGGTGGTGCAAACATATCTTAAGGCCAGCttgcattttttataaagtgaATGCGCCATCAAACTTACACAAAAGCTGTCTGCCCACTTTAATTTCATCAAGACAGTTCAAAG GACTGACAATATCTAATTCAAGAAATAGCAAAGCGCCTTGGTTGGTTTATAACATTCCCGCTGCTTTTATTAACCAATCAGCGAAGATGCCTGAAGCATTGCAAGGACAGAACTGGGATTGTTCGGCCAATGAAATTTCGGCAAGAACAGAGGAGTTGATTGATGTGACCAGAGCTGTACATGATAAAGTTGGAAACATCCGGCTAGACGAAGTCAATTATGACAACACAATTAAACCCATTGCTGACTCAGATTGTTCATTTGCTGTTGAAAG GAACAACCTGGATTTCTACCAGCATATTCACCCACGCAAAGAACTCCGAGATGCCAGCACCACTTCCGATAAAAAATTGTCGGATTTTGAAGTTGAATTGGGCATGAGACAAGATATCTACGACAG ggttgtGGTCGTGAGTCAAATCCCAGATTTAAAGTGTTCCACTGAAGGAAGAAGACTAATTGAAAGGATGATTAAGTTGGGAAGAAGAAATGGACTTCATcttgaaaaagacattcaGGAAAAAATCAAA ACAATCAAAAAACGAATTTCCGAAATTGGAATCGATTTCCAGAAAAATTTGAACGAGGAAAACGAAACGTTTGAGTTCAGTGGAACAGAACTGCAGGGTCTACCTGAAG ATTTTATTAAATCTTTGGAGAAAAGTGACCAGGGCAAACACAAAGTGACGTTGAAATACCCTCATTATTTTCCTCTGATGAAAAAGTGTTCCGTCTCGAATACGAGGAAAGTGATGGAATACGCCTTCAACAGCCGATGCAAGAAA GAGAACACGGCGATATTGTCCGAGTTGGTTCGACTGAGAGCAGAGAAGGCAAAGTTGTTGGGATTCGAGAACCATGCAGCATTCATCCACGACATGAGGATGGCAAAACATCCAGACAACGTTCGGGAATTTTCCTCATCACTTGCAA GCAAACTGAAGCCTCTTGGTGATGCGGATCTTGAAGAAATGTTGAGAATTAAAGAGGAAGAGACAAAAATCTCCGGAGAGGAATTCGATGGAAAGATTAATATGTGGGACCTCAG GTATTACATGACAAAGATCGAGGAGCAAAAATACTCAATCGACCACAACAAACTAAAAGAATACTTTCCACTAGATGTCGTCACAGTGGGATTGCTCGAGATTTACCAGGATTTGCTCGGATTAAA GTACGAGAAGGTTGAAAACCCGCACATCTGGCATGATGATGTCACCCTTTATGAGGTCAGAGACGCAGAAAGTGAGGATCTTCTCGGGCACTTCTTCCTCGATCTTCATCCGCGGGAGGGCAAGTACGGACACGCAGCTTGCTTCGGTTTGGTTCCCGGTTGCTTGAAGGCAGATGGGAGCAGGCAGCTCG CCGTGGCAGCGATGGTGGCAAATTTCACAAAACCGACTGAAGACGCCACGTCACTGCTAACCCACGACGAGGTCGAAACCTTCTTTCACGAGTTTGGTCACGTGATGCATCAGATCTGCGCGCAG GCAGAGTACGCCATGTTCAGCGGAACGAACGTGGAGCGGGATTTCGTGGAAGCGCCGTCACAGATGCTCGAAAACTGGTGCTGGGAGGAGGAGCCACTGAGAAAGATGTCGAAGCACTACAAG AACGGCAGCGAATTGCCGAGTCATATGATCGAGCTGTTGGTAAAATCTCGAAACGCCAACACTGGAGTCTTCTACCTTCGACAAATCACTCTCGGAACTCTCGATCTCAACATCCACACCAGAGATCAGGCCGACGTCTGTCAG GTTTATGCGGACGCCTGTGATGAGCTTTTGAAGATCCCGGCGAGTCCCGGGACTTGCATGCCGGCAACATTCGGCCACCTCGCAGGCGGCTATGACGCCCAGTACTACGGCTATCTGTGGAGTGAGGTGTTCTGCTTCGACATGTTCTACACAAG GTTCAAAGCGGAAGGTGTGATGAGTGGAGAGGTGGGCAAGGATTATCGTGAGAAGATTCTGAAACCAGGAGGCTCCATCGACGCGAACGAGATGCTGAGATCATTCTTGAAACGAGACCCGCAGCAAGACGCCTTCCTCCGCGCGAAAGGACTCACAAGCGCCGCATCCAAGGATTAG
- the LOC143459345 gene encoding chondroitin sulfate synthase 1-like, producing the protein MNLRHAMKRKTPALRNLLYFVVSYFCGMFLSYVQVQMFGGSKGCRQSDNAVRSFGGFSGRRHTTLVPPASNIYIGMMSAEKFVDNRVQRAIDTWMQKGGWKVEVFAHANSSVLSVPPGLDFSIVTLPSVDDTAYPPQKKCFMMIRHMFDNHIDDYDWFLRVDDDVYIDFSHLSSLLNKLNSSAPVFLGSPGFGIDEDDGMERGMFYLMGGPGMIFSRGLLKILRSRLSYCIQHMFSPHEDVEVGRCVWKHIKSATIPIAWEVLDFFYQQYDKKTGDVVNVIMSEVGHHRFKKTITFHAVKTESLIYQLHQRALKYKIHDLLNKTTRYSHEVKSMMALLNAKNIINLIPKSLPDLPLLLGSDHETMQSDDDATFENHDKLWLNNVPWLPSMPKLISLYSHDAWIEWDKYYRHQPDSIIPMRGHSEHEQAALLRYLFEIESYNHQKSCPGFGKESQFVHGYLKVASGEGLILATTHRTYAGGKLRYCFTLAQASFGLIFLSENGLGGLSRKLKSFLKTSDLPDSLICKESDFDKSLSSKDFKTGTEVAESAMCHKPVSADRVVFVIPLLGRYQALEQFMSRYESEFLRNRESKSSRVLLVVILFGNNDNDDELGLNRAALHLLKSYQKLYGPDLLQYHVANGDNHKFSRGAGMQLGSLVAESDDILFFMDIDMIVTEQLVSQCRNNVELNRTVWYPIPFSQYDPDRLCMDDTSRNDLTLFKMVPKVRDSNRGGNDGKNIIKQTPLLLKENRGFWRDFGFGIACMYKLDFLKAGGFDLTIEGWGEEDIRMYLSLLRYGLDVKRWKQEDLVHIFHTKVCHSTLVGEQALSCRRTKASHYASLKCLAQHFFERPL; encoded by the coding sequence ATGAACCTTCGTCACGCTATGAAACGGAAAACACCTGCTCTACGTAACttgttatattttgttgtGAGTTATTTTTGCGGAATGTTCTTGAGTTACGTGCAGGTGCAAATGTTTGGCGGTAGCAAGGGTTGCCGACAATCTGATAACGCTGTTAGGTCATTTGGGGGGTTTAGTGGGAGAAGGCACACCACGCTTGTCCCCCCAGCATCCAATATTTACATCGGAATGATGTCCGCCGAGAAGTTCGTGGATAATCGCGTACAACGTGCCATTGATACCTGGATGCAGAAAGGAGGTTGGAAGGTAGAGGTTTTTGCGCACGCCAATTCTTCAGTTCTTTCAGTACCGCCAGGGTTGGATTTCTCTATTGTAACTTTGCCGTCAGTTGATGACACGGCATATCCACCGCAAAAGAAATGTTTCATGATGATTCGTCATATGTTTGATAATCATATTGACGATTACGATTGGTTCCTGAGAGTTGATGATGACGTGTATATCGACTTCTCACATTTATCGTCGCTCCTTAATAAGTTAAACAGCAGCGCACCGGTGTTCCTCGGATCACCCGGCTTCGGGATCGACGAAGACGACGGGATGGAAAGAGGGATGTTTTACTTGATGGGAGGCCCTGGGATGATTTTTAGTCGAGGTTTGTTGAAGATCTTGCGGTCTCGACTGAGTTACTGCATCCAGCACATGTTCTCTCCTCATGAGGATGTGGAAGTTGGGCGATGTGTGTGGAAGCACATCAAGAGCGCCACCATCCCTATCGCTTGGGAAGTGCTGGACTTTTTTTATCAGCAGTATGACAAGAAAACTGGCGACGTAGTGAATGTTATTATGTCAGAAGTGGGTCACCATCGATTCAAAAAAACAATCACTTTCCATGCTGTCAAAACAGAAAGTCTCATTTATCAATTACATCAACGGGCGTTAAAATATAAGATCCATGATTTgctcaacaaaacaacaagatATAGTCACGAGGTTAAAAGCATGATGGCTTTGCTAAATGCCAAAAACATAATTAATCTTATACCAAAATCTTTGCCAGACTTGCCACTACTTCTGGGAAGTGATCATGAAACCATGCAAAGTGATGACGATGCCACGTTTGAAAATCATGACAAGTTGTGGCTAAATAATGTTCCATGGCTGCCATCGATGCCAAAATTAATCAGTCTTTATTCCCACGATGCTTGGATTGAGTGGGATAAATATTACCGTCACCAACCAGACAGCATCATTCCAATGCGGGGTCACTCAGAGCATGAGCAAGCAGCTCTGTTGCGTTATCTCTTTGAAATTGAAAGTTACAATCATCAGAAATCCTGTCCAGGATTTGGGAAGGAATCACAGTTTGTTCATGGATATTTGAAAGTGGCGTCAGGGGAAGGCTTAATTCTGGCCACCACACACAGAACTTACGCTGGTGGAAAGCTGCGCTACTGCTTCACCTTGGCACAGGCTTCTTTTGGTCTTATCTTTCTTTCTGAAAATGGCCTCGGTGGTTTGTCTCGAAAATTGAAATCTTTTCTCAAGACTTCTGATCTTCCAGACTCGTTAATCTGCAAAGAAAGTGATTTCGATAAATCACTTTCAagtaaagattttaaaactggaaCGGAAGTAGCTGAGAGTGCGATGTGCCATAAACCAGTTTCAGCCGATCGTGTTGTCTTTGTGATTCCTCTGCTCGGCCGATATCAAGCTCTTGAACAATTCATGTCCAGGTACGAATCAGAATTTCTACGAAACCGTGAATCAAAATCGAGTCGGGTTCTCTTAGTTGTGATTTTATTTGGAAATAACGACAATGACGATGAACTCGGCTTAAATCGAGCAGCTCTGCATCTTCTCAAAAGTTACCAAAAGCTCTACGGCCCTGATCTTCTGCAATATCATGTTGCCAACGGCGATAATCATAAATTCTCTCGAGGAGCTGGGATGCAACTTGGATCTCTCGTTGCCGAGTCTGACGACATCCTATTCTTCATGGACATAGACATGATTGTGACAGAACAATTGGTGTCTCAGTGCAGGAACAATGTTGAGTTGAATAGAACGGTCTGGTACCCAATACCGTTTAGCCAATATGACCCTGATAGACTCTGCATGGACGACACAAGCAGAAACGATTTGACTCTTTTTAAAATGGTCCCTAAAGTCCGGGATAGCAATCGTGGGGGAAATGATGGAAAGAACATCATAAAGCAGACGCCTTTGCTACTGAAGGAAAATCGAGGATTCTGGCGAGATTTTGGCTTTGGTATAGCATGTATGTATAAGTTGGATTTTTTAAAGGCTGGAGGATTTGATTTAACGATTGAGGGATGGGGGGAGGAAGACATCAGGATGTATCTCTCCCTCCTCAGATACGGTCTCGATGTGAAGAGGTGGAAGCAGGAAGACCTGGTGCACATCTTCCACACGAAAGTCTGTCATTCCACTTTGGTTGGGGAGCAGGCGTTATCCTGTCGTCGTACTAAAGCGAGTCATTATGCAAGTTTGAAGTGCTTGGCTCAACATTTCTTCGAACGTCCCCTGTGA